In Bdellovibrionales bacterium, one genomic interval encodes:
- a CDS encoding YceI family protein, giving the protein MKLILSTILIISQFALAKAPAAKKTEAATPAPATLTLKAQAQSGAVTFEAVGKPSFLKIKGQGEGPEGNIQIDKNITGEFKFKLDTLNTGISLRDSHMKEKYLEVAKHPDARLKLEEVKDWSVEKGEAQGVPFKGSLTIHGVEKPVTGTVDIKKKDAGYAVVANFETKISLYGIDLPSYAGVTVADDVKVSVKTELL; this is encoded by the coding sequence ATGAAGCTTATACTCAGCACAATTCTAATCATCTCACAATTCGCACTCGCGAAAGCTCCGGCAGCGAAGAAAACCGAAGCCGCAACTCCGGCTCCTGCGACCTTGACGCTGAAGGCGCAGGCCCAATCCGGTGCGGTCACCTTCGAGGCTGTCGGTAAGCCGAGCTTTCTTAAAATTAAAGGTCAGGGTGAGGGGCCCGAAGGAAATATCCAAATCGATAAGAACATCACCGGGGAGTTTAAATTTAAACTCGACACCTTAAATACGGGAATTTCCCTTCGCGATTCACACATGAAGGAAAAATATCTCGAAGTCGCAAAACATCCTGATGCCAGACTCAAACTGGAAGAAGTGAAAGACTGGTCGGTCGAAAAAGGCGAAGCTCAGGGAGTGCCCTTTAAAGGTTCCCTCACCATTCATGGGGTTGAAAAACCAGTGACGGGTACGGTCGATATCAAAAAGAAAGATGCAGGCTATGCGGTTGTGGCGAATTTCGAGACAAAGATCTCTCTCTATGGGATCGATCTGCCCAGTTACGCCGGAGTGACCGTCGCTGATGATGTTAAAGTTTCCGTGAAGACAGAATTATTATAA